The sequence below is a genomic window from Candidatus Binatia bacterium.
GAGGCGGAAGGAAGTCACCATCGCATTGATGGAGAGAACGGACTGACGTGGTTGCAGATCGGAACTCCGTGGGGCTGGCCGCTCTTCTCGCCACCCTCGTGGTTACAGGGTGCGTGAATCAGCCGCTGTCATCACGGACCGTTGTTGTCGAGGAGAGATTGCGTGATCGCGACTTTGGCGAGCCTGCGCATGAGCATCAACCCATGCTGGCGATCGGCCGAACCGCCAGAGAAGTGATTGTGGCCCCGGAAATTCTGCCCATCACAGATCTCCAAACGGCTTTATTCGAGGATGGGTTGATCGAGGCCGATATCGATGTCGCTGCTGTCAGCGAGGATTCGGTGATCGGGCTGGAGGTAATTGCTCTGGGCGTGCCCGTTCTTCTCGGCACGGAAGCCGCGAACGCGATCGCGGCCGGAGGGCGCTTCATTCGACTTGATCGGGGCTGGACCATCGAGCCTTTGGGAGCCGGGCGGTTGCGCTTGCAAGTCGACGCGGAAGCCGTGGCCGACGCCGTTCCTGATGAGCAGGAAACTTTGCAGTTGTTGTTCAAGCTGGTCGCAAGTGACCCTGTTCCGTCTCGATTGCGGAGTCGCTCGTTCGTCTTGCCATCAGCGGCTTCTCTGGAGCTGCCGTGGGGGCTTCTGGCGTCTCGCCCCGGTGAGCGAGCGGAGCCAATCGAGCTACGCGGGATTCTTGATTGTGGGGGAGAGGCCGACGAGCTGTTGGCGCAAACCATAACCGCTGGAGTTGACGCAGAGGGGTGGCGCGTCCCGCAGATCGATGTTTCGGGTAAGGAAGGTCTGTGCCAGCTTGAATTGATTCAGCTTGGTTCAAACGGAAGGGCTTCGCCCTTGATTGTCTGGGGCGCACCACAGATCCTGATCTCTGAAGACGAGGAATCTTTGCGCATCGTTTTGATCTCTCTCGATACTCTGCGTGCGGACCATATGTCCGGCTATGGTTACGCCCGGTCGACCACGCCTGTCATGGATCGAGAGCTTTTGGCTCGCGGGGTGCGTTTCACCGACGCGATGACGACGATCGCGAGCACTGGCACCGCTCATCTGAGTCTGTTCACCGGTGAGTTTCCCCGCGCACAGCTGCCGAATGGTCGAATAGGGCGCAACACCGCAACTCCGACTTTAGCGGAACTTCTCCAGAAGGGTTCCTACGCGACCGCAGCCTTCACCGAGGACGGACTCATTAGTGGCCCTTTTGGTTTCTGGTACGGGTTCGATCTTTTTCGAGAGTACCATGTTCTCTCCGAGGGGCGTGGTGCTGGAGTCTTCGCCGATGGGATCGACTACATCCGGGAAAACCGCGACCGCCGCTTCTTTCTGTTTCTCCATACCTACAGGGTTCATGACCCATGGGATCCAACGCCTGCTTCCAGCGGGCTGTTTCGGGATAGTGCTGATTGGAGCCAGGGTAAGCTGGATTCGAGAATTCCTAAAAGGCAGAGGGCGGTGGTCGATGACTACGATCGGACGATCGTCGATGCTGATCAGATGGTTGCGGGATTTCTCGACGAACTTGAGCGTCTGGGATTGAGTGAGAACACTCTGGTGGTGCTGGTTTCTGACCACGGAGAAGCTTTTGGCGAGCATGGAATTCTTGGCCACGGGTTGGCCGCGCATCAGGAGCAATTGCAGATACCGCTGGTGTTTCGGGGTCCGGGAATTGCCGAGGGGGTCGTGCGCGAGGATCCGGTCGGAATCACTGACGTTGCCAGCACGATCCTGGAACTGGCAGGTCTTCCTTTCGAGGGCGTTGGTTCAAGTCGCAGCTTGGCAGGCTTGTTGCGGGTTGAGACTGATAAAAGAGAATCGCCGCCGATATTACCGGAGAGCCCACTCTTTTTTACGCGACTTTTAGGCGAGTCGCCGAAAAACTCCTTTGACGGCGTAAGGATGGGCGATCAGAAATTGATGCGCGAAGGAAATCGCTGCAGTCTGTTTTCAATGTCTGCCGACCCTCAGGAAAATCAGCCAACCACGGTGGCTTGTAGCGAGAGTCGATTGGCGGCCGAGATCGATCGGTACCGAACTCGAAGCCAGGCGGAACGTTTGGACAAGCAGGCTGCGGCAAACGAGCAGCCTGCAATTTCGCGCGATACTGCAGAGTCTCTTCGGGTGCTCGGCTACGTTGAAT
It includes:
- a CDS encoding sulfatase → MVADRNSVGLAALLATLVVTGCVNQPLSSRTVVVEERLRDRDFGEPAHEHQPMLAIGRTAREVIVAPEILPITDLQTALFEDGLIEADIDVAAVSEDSVIGLEVIALGVPVLLGTEAANAIAAGGRFIRLDRGWTIEPLGAGRLRLQVDAEAVADAVPDEQETLQLLFKLVASDPVPSRLRSRSFVLPSAASLELPWGLLASRPGERAEPIELRGILDCGGEADELLAQTITAGVDAEGWRVPQIDVSGKEGLCQLELIQLGSNGRASPLIVWGAPQILISEDEESLRIVLISLDTLRADHMSGYGYARSTTPVMDRELLARGVRFTDAMTTIASTGTAHLSLFTGEFPRAQLPNGRIGRNTATPTLAELLQKGSYATAAFTEDGLISGPFGFWYGFDLFREYHVLSEGRGAGVFADGIDYIRENRDRRFFLFLHTYRVHDPWDPTPASSGLFRDSADWSQGKLDSRIPKRQRAVVDDYDRTIVDADQMVAGFLDELERLGLSENTLVVLVSDHGEAFGEHGILGHGLAAHQEQLQIPLVFRGPGIAEGVVREDPVGITDVASTILELAGLPFEGVGSSRSLAGLLRVETDKRESPPILPESPLFFTRLLGESPKNSFDGVRMGDQKLMREGNRCSLFSMSADPQENQPTTVACSESRLAAEIDRYRTRSQAERLDKQAAANEQPAISRDTAESLRVLGYVE